The proteins below are encoded in one region of Clostridium estertheticum:
- a CDS encoding PH domain-containing protein encodes MRELKHQHKFIIFSEIFQFIKNSIVPLIIFLISIGSKIPKKYGGDYTEGIVIITFFVIVSALAIFKWKRNVYNVQAEGMYMKYGIFEIHERTVPFSQVHTADISSSLIQRFFNVCKLEIDTAGGDTKSEISILLSKKEALTIKSIIFKVKRNENQDEIVEEKNMKKLTSSLKDLFVMATFSTRILAGFFIIFAFYSKIDDILPKEFKKKAQGYTDNVMKGVNGVNIIKYAVILIFIILFISWVISIGLTIIKYYKFTVIREDDNIKLSYGLFNKKEVTIPVKRIQSLIIVEGVIKKSLGYFSLNVETIGYGKDKSESTMICPIAKRIVLDKFFVDILPEMNISYKLEKSPRKALKGFLLFRLVPEFIVMSLVAYFAPYGYYIFLLIPILVILYYTRFIDNGLYFSDKFIVMRYRKFARETIIIQKESIQSIEKIQNIFQKKKAVAKCKVTIAGDILGSSYTVRYMNEDFIKDYFEF; translated from the coding sequence ATGAGAGAGTTAAAGCACCAACATAAATTTATAATATTTTCTGAAATTTTTCAATTTATAAAAAATAGTATAGTTCCACTTATTATATTTTTAATATCCATAGGTTCTAAAATCCCTAAAAAGTATGGCGGAGATTATACAGAAGGTATAGTCATAATTACTTTTTTTGTTATAGTTAGCGCTTTAGCTATATTTAAATGGAAGAGAAATGTATATAACGTCCAAGCTGAGGGCATGTACATGAAATACGGTATTTTTGAAATTCATGAGAGAACCGTTCCTTTTTCACAAGTACATACTGCAGATATATCATCATCATTAATTCAGCGCTTTTTTAATGTCTGCAAGCTTGAAATTGATACTGCTGGGGGAGATACAAAGTCTGAAATATCTATTTTATTATCTAAGAAGGAAGCACTAACAATTAAAAGTATAATATTTAAGGTTAAAAGAAATGAAAATCAAGATGAAATTGTAGAAGAAAAAAATATGAAAAAGCTCACTTCTTCTTTAAAAGATTTATTTGTTATGGCGACATTTTCTACCCGTATTTTAGCCGGATTTTTTATAATTTTTGCTTTTTATTCTAAGATAGATGATATATTGCCAAAGGAATTTAAGAAGAAAGCTCAAGGGTATACTGATAATGTAATGAAGGGAGTTAATGGTGTTAATATAATCAAATATGCAGTAATATTAATTTTTATTATTTTGTTTATTTCTTGGGTTATATCTATTGGTTTAACTATAATAAAATATTACAAATTTACAGTTATACGCGAAGACGATAATATTAAATTATCATATGGATTATTTAATAAAAAGGAAGTAACTATTCCGGTGAAACGAATTCAAAGTTTAATTATAGTTGAGGGAGTTATTAAAAAGTCATTAGGGTACTTTTCATTAAATGTTGAAACCATAGGTTATGGAAAGGATAAGAGCGAGAGTACGATGATTTGTCCTATTGCTAAAAGAATAGTGCTTGATAAGTTTTTTGTGGATATTTTACCTGAAATGAATATAAGTTATAAACTAGAGAAGTCTCCTAGAAAAGCTTTAAAGGGATTTCTTTTATTTAGATTAGTACCTGAGTTTATAGTAATGTCTTTAGTAGCATATTTTGCACCTTATGGGTACTATATATTTTTATTAATTCCTATCTTGGTAATCTTATACTATACAAGATTTATTGATAATGGACTGTATTTTAGTGATAAGTTTATTGTTATGAGATATAGAAAATTTGCAAGAGAAACTATTATAATACAAAAGGAGTCTATACAGTCGATAGAAAAAATACAAAATATATTCCAAAAGAAAAAGGCTGTTGCTAAATGTAAAGTAACAATAGCAGGGGACATCTTGGGTAGTTCCTATACGGTTAGATATATGAATGAAGATTTTATAAAAGATTATTTTGAATTTTGA
- a CDS encoding sulfite exporter TauE/SafE family protein → MSIFHTFDLSMIQWCWVIIAAFLVGFSKTGISGFLMPVIPIIASVFGGKESTGVILPLLIIGDVFALYYYNRHADWKNIKKLLPWTLIGLVMGIVVGNLINDKQFKAVISVSVLLCLVALIYTEKKGENLKVPQNKWFYALAGIATGFTSMIGNAAGPIFSVYLLTMNFKKNDFMGTTAWFFFLINLTKVPLQILFWHNISTKTIILSIGMIPYIAIGALLGMLLIKKINEKYFRYIIIAVTAIAAVRPLI, encoded by the coding sequence ATGTCAATTTTTCATACATTTGATTTATCTATGATTCAATGGTGTTGGGTAATAATAGCTGCATTTTTAGTAGGGTTTTCAAAGACTGGAATTAGTGGCTTTTTAATGCCTGTTATACCAATTATTGCGAGTGTTTTTGGGGGAAAAGAATCAACTGGAGTTATCCTTCCACTGTTAATAATAGGAGATGTTTTCGCACTTTATTATTATAATCGACATGCGGATTGGAAAAACATAAAAAAGCTTTTGCCATGGACACTTATAGGATTAGTAATGGGTATTGTAGTTGGAAATCTAATTAATGATAAACAATTTAAGGCAGTTATATCTGTTTCAGTTTTACTTTGTTTAGTAGCTTTAATTTACACTGAAAAAAAGGGCGAAAATTTAAAGGTTCCACAAAACAAATGGTTTTATGCACTAGCGGGAATTGCTACTGGTTTTACATCCATGATTGGAAATGCGGCAGGACCTATATTTAGTGTTTATTTATTAACCATGAACTTTAAAAAAAATGATTTTATGGGCACAACAGCTTGGTTTTTCTTTCTAATCAATTTAACTAAGGTTCCATTACAAATTTTGTTTTGGCATAATATTTCCACTAAAACAATTATTCTTAGCATTGGAATGATACCATATATTGCAATAGGTGCACTACTAGGTATGCTTTTAATTAAAAAAATAAATGAAAAGTACTTTAGATACATTATTATAGCTGTGACAGCAATAGCTGCAGTAAGGCCTTTGATATAG
- a CDS encoding CsxC family protein — protein sequence MEKNQTTHPCDNCGEIISSKTLPLSSGVTIIPSGISGPLVAKIPVVIGETEIQIDIEAEFNLNEPFYEIKRIKKNVYLTQCKLLPRSGVVAADGTLISGKLFISGFVRKNIEYATADCIGDKVVSGRIAHTTIDVPFTAVTELQYSVPPVVSVRGVQTEIDLLSSCGCNDCTGTIMGKSGCEQYFEDSITFTETPYCELVGVRIIEDDINTDPIKCHPDSKVQLYNKIIEKMVLYVKIKVLQVQQVNIPFSHPVKPECTTTQYSDYEK from the coding sequence ATGGAAAAGAATCAAACTACGCACCCTTGTGATAATTGTGGTGAAATCATTAGTTCCAAAACATTGCCTTTAAGTAGTGGAGTTACAATTATACCAAGTGGTATTAGTGGACCTCTAGTCGCTAAAATCCCTGTAGTAATCGGCGAAACAGAGATTCAAATAGATATTGAGGCTGAGTTTAATTTGAACGAACCATTTTATGAAATTAAAAGAATAAAGAAAAATGTATATTTAACTCAATGTAAATTACTACCTAGATCGGGAGTAGTTGCTGCAGATGGCACTCTCATATCCGGAAAATTATTTATAAGTGGATTTGTAAGAAAAAATATAGAATATGCAACAGCTGACTGCATAGGGGATAAAGTTGTAAGTGGTAGAATAGCACACACAACAATTGATGTCCCATTTACAGCTGTTACAGAACTTCAATATTCAGTGCCACCAGTAGTTAGTGTTCGTGGAGTTCAAACTGAGATAGATTTATTAAGTAGTTGTGGGTGTAATGACTGCACGGGAACTATTATGGGGAAATCAGGGTGTGAACAATATTTTGAAGATAGTATAACTTTTACTGAAACCCCATACTGTGAGTTAGTAGGAGTAAGAATTATTGAAGACGATATTAATACAGATCCTATAAAATGTCATCCAGATTCAAAAGTACAACTTTATAATAAAATAATAGAAAAAATGGTCTTATATGTTAAAATTAAAGTATTACAAGTGCAACAGGTAAATATTCCATTTTCTCATCCAGTTAAACCCGAGTGCACTACAACTCAGTATTCTGATTACGAAAAGTAA
- a CDS encoding CsxC family protein, giving the protein MEKNQVVYPCDNCGKIISSQTLPLSSGTTITPVGIRGPLVAKIPVVLGEREIQIDVEAVFKLNEPFFEIKRIKKNVYLTQCKLLPRSGVIAADGTLVSGKLFIGGFVRKNIEYATADCVEKEIVSGRIAHTTIDVPFTAVTEVVYTVPPVVNVRGVQKEIDLLSSCGCNDCTGTIMGKSGCEQYLEDNITFTESPYCELEGIRIFEDDINTDPLYHKTNSKVQLYNKVIEKMVVYIRVKVLQLQQVNIPIVHRCDDDEE; this is encoded by the coding sequence TTGGAAAAAAATCAAGTTGTATACCCTTGCGATAATTGTGGTAAAATTATTAGTTCACAAACATTACCTTTAAGTAGTGGAACTACTATTACACCAGTTGGTATTAGAGGCCCTCTAGTAGCTAAAATTCCTGTAGTACTCGGCGAAAGAGAGATTCAAATAGATGTTGAAGCTGTGTTCAAATTAAACGAGCCATTCTTTGAAATTAAAAGAATAAAGAAAAATGTATATTTAACTCAATGCAAATTGCTACCTAGATCGGGCGTAATTGCTGCAGATGGCACTCTAGTATCCGGAAAATTATTTATAGGTGGATTCGTAAGAAAAAATATAGAATACGCTACTGCTGACTGTGTAGAAAAAGAAATTGTAAGTGGTAGAATCGCTCATACGACAATAGATGTACCATTTACAGCTGTAACAGAAGTTGTATATACAGTGCCACCAGTAGTTAATGTTCGCGGAGTCCAAAAAGAAATAGATTTATTAAGTAGTTGTGGATGTAATGACTGTACGGGCACTATTATGGGGAAATCAGGATGTGAACAATATCTTGAAGATAATATAACTTTTACTGAAAGCCCATACTGTGAATTAGAAGGAATAAGGATTTTTGAAGACGATATTAATACAGATCCTTTATACCATAAAACTAATTCAAAAGTACAACTTTATAATAAAGTAATAGAAAAAATGGTTGTATATATTAGAGTCAAAGTATTACAATTGCAGCAGGTAAATATTCCAATTGTTCACCGTTGCGATGATGACGAAGAGTAA
- a CDS encoding L,D-transpeptidase family protein yields the protein MVMQTILRKKTIKVSIVTLPILIVIYLGISMYFSNHFYYGFVINGIDASCKTVEEVDTEMLTKSKTYTLDLKERNGVKEQIKANEIGLKYNVKDKIQALKESQNSFTWIFSFFNPKTSEMNGIVTYDDKLLKERFDKLAVSDSKKIIEPKNVSFKYSDKGYVIVKEVKGNKVDSKQLYANLVSAIVKGETTVDLEAKNYYINPKYTSTSQKVKNTKILLNKYITSKITYTFAGGEEVLDGATIHNFLGVDENLEITFDKDKMDDYVKKVDNNYNTYGKQRNFATSLGTTVKVSGGDYGWLVNRSGEVNDLIVAIKGGQTITKEPHYTQTAASHDINDIGSTYVEINLTKQHLWFYKNGSLVVQGDVVTGDVSKNHATPAGVYVLKYKEKNATLKGEGYSTPVDVFMPFNGGIGIHDASWRNNKFGKNIYLTNGSHGCINSPPILAKTIYNNIKAGTPVICY from the coding sequence ATGGTAATGCAAACAATATTACGTAAAAAAACTATTAAAGTAAGTATAGTAACTTTACCTATATTAATCGTTATATATTTGGGCATATCAATGTATTTTAGCAATCATTTTTATTATGGTTTTGTAATTAATGGTATTGATGCTTCTTGTAAAACTGTAGAGGAAGTTGATACAGAAATGTTAACGAAATCCAAAACATATACATTGGATTTGAAAGAACGAAATGGAGTGAAAGAACAGATTAAGGCTAATGAGATTGGCTTAAAATATAATGTAAAGGATAAAATTCAAGCTTTAAAAGAAAGTCAGAATTCATTTACGTGGATTTTTTCGTTCTTTAATCCAAAAACTTCTGAAATGAATGGCATAGTTACATATGACGATAAACTATTAAAAGAACGTTTTGATAAGCTCGCAGTTTCTGATAGCAAGAAAATAATTGAGCCTAAAAATGTTAGCTTTAAATATTCGGATAAGGGTTATGTTATTGTAAAGGAAGTTAAAGGAAATAAAGTAGATAGTAAGCAGTTGTATGCAAATCTAGTAAGTGCAATTGTTAAGGGAGAAACAACAGTAGATTTGGAGGCGAAAAATTATTACATCAATCCCAAATATACTTCAACATCTCAAAAAGTTAAAAATACTAAAATTTTACTTAATAAGTATATAACTTCAAAGATTACGTATACCTTTGCTGGAGGTGAAGAAGTTTTAGACGGCGCTACAATACATAACTTTCTTGGAGTTGACGAAAACCTCGAAATTACATTTGATAAAGATAAGATGGATGATTATGTAAAGAAAGTTGATAATAATTATAATACTTATGGTAAGCAAAGAAATTTCGCTACGTCTCTCGGGACAACGGTAAAGGTAAGTGGAGGTGATTATGGTTGGTTGGTTAATCGCTCAGGGGAAGTCAATGATCTAATTGTGGCTATAAAAGGTGGACAAACTATAACAAAAGAGCCACATTACACACAAACTGCTGCATCTCATGATATTAATGATATCGGCAGTACTTATGTTGAAATTAATTTGACAAAACAGCATTTATGGTTTTATAAGAATGGTTCTCTTGTTGTACAAGGAGATGTTGTTACTGGTGATGTAAGTAAAAACCATGCAACACCTGCAGGGGTTTATGTACTAAAATATAAGGAGAAAAATGCTACATTAAAGGGAGAGGGTTATAGTACTCCTGTTGATGTTTTCATGCCATTTAATGGCGGAATTGGTATACATGATGCAAGTTGGAGAAATAATAAGTTTGGCAAAAATATATATTTAACAAATGGTTCTCATGGTTGTATAAATTCACCGCCTATTTTAGCAAAGACGATATATAACAATATAAAAGCTGGCACTCCAGTTATTTGTTATTAG
- a CDS encoding MFS transporter — MKNLKLTKFNVFAMLLIPFVWIYELSVVAPILGSIGAAFPSASTFQLQLIVIIPFFTSIPMSVLAGKLAKRYDKRNIIILGLLIYGITGMLPFLAQTMNQILICRLVTGIGVGLVLPLPNAMIAEHFEGTKRQRMLGLATSVANIANVLDSIAVGFILLLGWRYPFLCFSIPLVIMVIAIFGLPKSDPKKKPTVIVKDRMATNGIPKIAWALVAFMAVNWLFFAFNITNMALFMVKEKIGLPWMIGIAICFPGLASILSGAVFPEFYKKTKNYLVSISIAFFAVGYVVMFLTHSFATQTFGNLLIGLGSGMLTPYILNLTSQKVEANHRDAAYGLVTSGIHIGYLIAPFAQLAILTISGNGTPRFLFGFSAVMLIIATIVTLFIAIKNPNKIVVDIEEKSPIEV; from the coding sequence ATGAAAAATTTAAAGTTAACAAAATTTAATGTTTTTGCAATGTTATTGATACCATTTGTATGGATATACGAGCTCTCCGTAGTTGCTCCTATCTTAGGTTCAATAGGAGCAGCATTTCCCTCTGCATCAACTTTCCAATTGCAATTGATTGTTATTATACCATTTTTTACATCCATTCCCATGAGTGTGCTTGCAGGAAAACTAGCTAAACGATATGATAAAAGAAATATAATCATCTTGGGGTTATTGATTTATGGTATTACCGGAATGTTGCCGTTCCTTGCTCAGACTATGAATCAAATATTGATTTGTAGATTAGTTACAGGTATTGGAGTTGGACTGGTATTACCTTTGCCAAATGCGATGATTGCAGAACATTTTGAAGGAACTAAAAGGCAAAGAATGCTTGGCTTAGCTACTTCAGTAGCTAATATTGCAAATGTGCTTGATAGTATTGCTGTAGGATTCATTTTACTGCTCGGATGGAGATATCCATTCTTATGCTTTAGCATTCCTCTTGTAATCATGGTTATTGCAATATTTGGATTACCCAAATCTGATCCAAAGAAGAAACCCACTGTTATAGTGAAAGATCGTATGGCAACCAATGGTATTCCAAAGATTGCGTGGGCATTAGTTGCTTTTATGGCAGTCAACTGGTTATTCTTTGCTTTTAACATTACAAACATGGCATTGTTTATGGTTAAAGAAAAAATAGGCTTGCCTTGGATGATTGGTATAGCAATTTGTTTCCCAGGACTTGCCAGTATTTTATCTGGTGCAGTTTTTCCAGAGTTTTATAAAAAAACTAAAAATTATTTAGTCTCTATATCTATAGCGTTTTTCGCTGTTGGATATGTAGTGATGTTTTTGACTCATTCTTTTGCAACTCAAACTTTTGGTAATCTTTTGATTGGACTTGGTTCAGGAATGCTTACACCTTATATCTTGAACTTAACATCTCAAAAAGTTGAGGCGAATCATAGAGATGCTGCATATGGTCTTGTAACTAGCGGTATTCACATTGGATATCTAATAGCCCCATTTGCTCAACTTGCTATATTAACTATTTCAGGGAATGGCACACCTAGATTTTTATTTGGATTTTCAGCTGTTATGTTGATTATTGCTACAATCGTAACTTTGTTTATAGCAATAAAAAATCCTAATAAAATAGTAGTAGATATCGAAGAAAAATCTCCAATAGAAGTATAG
- a CDS encoding GerAB/ArcD/ProY family transporter: MKKVGSNDISPGEVTFLLIGSMIGVGILSLPNDLVPFAKQDAWISAFIGVIYPLYMVIIATILCKKHPKKNILALSRICFGKFIGSILNIIFLFYFVLLTTAIAFQVSLIKGTLIVSFLSLQKILIVILALAAYTVIKGLKVLARVNQLMFVLTVILSVILCAALFQGNYLNISPILGSGVLNIVKTSKFSAFAYGGIEIIFLIYPFITDKTKVMKSSIKGVLITAIIYAWITFITIYYVGIDIIPKILWSVNMVAKTVRVPVISNFKFVFLVIWALIICKTIANNYFAIVLILKDFFKKTKTKKIVYIIYPLIFYLSLKYSNLSTSTGFLKFIIPKYVLFNIAYVTIITLVIYLKKDN; encoded by the coding sequence ATGAAAAAAGTAGGAAGTAACGATATATCTCCAGGTGAGGTTACTTTTCTTCTTATTGGATCTATGATTGGTGTTGGAATATTATCATTACCTAATGATCTAGTACCTTTCGCAAAACAAGATGCTTGGATATCAGCATTTATTGGAGTTATATATCCATTATATATGGTTATTATTGCCACGATTTTATGCAAAAAACATCCTAAAAAAAATATCTTAGCTTTAAGCAGGATATGTTTTGGGAAATTTATTGGAAGTATTTTGAATATTATTTTTTTATTTTATTTTGTATTACTTACTACAGCTATAGCTTTTCAAGTTAGTTTAATAAAGGGGACCTTAATAGTTAGCTTTTTAAGTTTACAAAAGATATTAATAGTAATACTTGCATTAGCTGCTTATACCGTAATAAAAGGATTAAAGGTCTTAGCAAGAGTCAATCAATTAATGTTTGTACTTACTGTAATTTTATCTGTAATTTTATGCGCTGCGTTGTTCCAAGGAAACTATTTAAATATAAGTCCAATACTAGGCAGTGGAGTTTTAAATATAGTAAAGACAAGCAAATTCTCGGCTTTTGCTTATGGAGGAATTGAAATTATATTTTTAATCTATCCATTTATAACTGATAAGACAAAGGTTATGAAATCATCGATAAAAGGAGTTCTAATAACAGCAATAATTTATGCTTGGATTACATTTATTACAATTTATTATGTTGGAATAGATATTATTCCTAAGATATTATGGTCTGTAAATATGGTAGCTAAGACTGTAAGAGTACCTGTTATTAGCAATTTTAAGTTTGTGTTTCTTGTTATATGGGCTCTTATTATTTGTAAAACAATAGCTAATAACTATTTTGCGATAGTTCTTATATTAAAGGACTTTTTTAAAAAAACAAAGACAAAAAAAATTGTCTATATTATTTATCCATTAATATTTTATTTATCTCTAAAGTATAGTAACCTTTCAACATCAACTGGTTTTCTAAAGTTTATAATTCCTAAATATGTTTTATTCAATATAGCTTATGTGACAATAATAACACTAGTAATTTATTTGAAAAAGGATAATTAA
- a CDS encoding spore germination protein has translation MRKDDLIMELKDKINSIMELCGSDQQIIIRRFHIGKVNPIEVALLYKDGLVDQNIISRDILDPLMHQVNENLSTVELINEYVCDKYISMSKISIENDINIVAKNIKIGQTAIFIYGANSSIVADTAGSEHRSITEPMDEVGVRGPRDGFVENLQVNISLVKKSLKDRNLKIENLIVGRRSQKDIALLYVDDIVDKEILADIRNRLSLIDVDFIGSSGEISQYIEKYPYSIFPQAYVTQRPDAVQSNILEGKIAIIVDGTPFVITVPSLFIEFFQAAEDYYQGTIVSNFNRFIRIFATFVVVMLPSVYLTLIMYNSELIPIRFIIPIVQSRVGIGLSPFLEILSMQVVIEILREGGLRLPNKIAQTLSVVGGFIIGNAALQAKIVSPSTLVIVGVATIGTFIVPSYDMSISIRLLGFPLLFLVNYLGALGLIAGLYFLFVHLLSLDSFGVPYFPLDKYGDLKDMFIRAPLWKMNKRPESTPNNNPVRQTDFRNKFGGNKNEKSRK, from the coding sequence ATGCGAAAGGATGATTTGATTATGGAGTTAAAGGATAAAATTAATTCTATTATGGAATTATGTGGTAGTGACCAACAAATTATAATCAGAAGATTTCATATTGGTAAAGTGAACCCTATTGAGGTCGCACTTTTATATAAAGATGGTTTAGTAGATCAAAACATTATCAGTAGAGATATATTAGATCCTTTAATGCACCAAGTTAATGAGAATTTGAGTACCGTTGAATTGATTAATGAGTACGTATGCGATAAATACATTTCAATGTCTAAGATTTCTATTGAAAATGATATTAACATAGTTGCGAAAAACATAAAAATTGGACAGACGGCTATTTTTATATATGGAGCAAATAGTTCTATTGTTGCAGACACAGCTGGTTCTGAGCATAGAAGTATTACAGAACCAATGGATGAAGTGGGAGTTAGAGGACCAAGAGATGGTTTTGTAGAAAACCTTCAAGTAAATATAAGTCTAGTAAAAAAATCTCTAAAAGATAGAAATTTAAAAATAGAGAACCTAATTGTTGGGAGAAGATCTCAAAAGGATATAGCTTTATTATATGTTGATGATATTGTAGATAAAGAGATACTTGCTGATATTCGTAATAGATTATCATTAATTGATGTAGATTTTATCGGATCTAGTGGAGAAATTTCACAATACATTGAGAAATACCCATATTCTATTTTTCCTCAAGCATATGTGACTCAAAGGCCAGATGCTGTGCAATCAAATATTTTAGAAGGGAAAATCGCTATAATTGTTGATGGTACACCCTTTGTTATTACTGTTCCATCTTTGTTTATAGAATTTTTTCAAGCAGCAGAAGATTATTATCAGGGAACAATTGTAAGTAATTTTAATAGATTCATTCGTATCTTTGCAACTTTTGTAGTTGTCATGTTGCCTTCTGTTTATTTAACGTTAATTATGTATAATTCTGAACTGATTCCAATTCGATTTATAATTCCTATTGTTCAATCGAGAGTAGGAATAGGTTTATCACCATTTCTTGAAATATTATCTATGCAAGTTGTTATAGAAATTTTAAGAGAAGGAGGATTACGACTTCCTAATAAAATTGCTCAAACATTAAGTGTAGTTGGAGGTTTTATAATAGGTAATGCTGCTTTGCAGGCGAAAATAGTTAGCCCAAGCACATTAGTAATAGTAGGAGTTGCGACTATTGGAACGTTTATCGTACCAAGTTATGATATGTCAATCTCAATAAGGTTATTAGGATTTCCTTTATTGTTTTTAGTTAATTATTTAGGAGCATTAGGTTTAATTGCAGGTTTGTATTTTTTATTTGTACATCTTCTTTCATTAGATAGCTTTGGAGTTCCATATTTTCCACTAGACAAATATGGCGATCTAAAAGATATGTTTATTAGAGCTCCATTATGGAAAATGAATAAGAGACCTGAGTCAACACCCAACAATAACCCAGTAAGACAGACTGATTTTAGAAATAAATTTGGAGGAAATAAAAATGAAAAAAGTAGGAAGTAA
- a CDS encoding Ger(x)C family spore germination protein yields the protein MKNNKKIYIIPILACIAIAIFFSSGLRQQQPVEQLNIISAIGQDIDIKGDIANYITLFSVYLFEPQEKIESHVINSTATSFGQTRQTRQLIDDKESILGSEKIVIESEENVVYGIRNMIDILFRNPYLNDTAYIVVCKGKASNILNMKIKGYPSSGDFIAGLIKNSKYYNFFSDNYKIIDLFFTVDSEGRNIALPYIEMTDKGIKITGMALFKKDKMVTKISIDESKTMNMIKENNVRGILTIQKGAKEAIDYYATSKRKISCVKKGDKYNFTINIDLKGDIIANTLYKNLQSSPEKNDEFSRDMAKKVKKECDDFITKMKSQYKVDCLDLGQVAAAKYGRQTGLDWNSIICNSEIEVNVKVNVQKTGRGDY from the coding sequence ATGAAGAATAACAAAAAGATATATATAATACCAATTTTAGCATGTATTGCAATTGCTATTTTTTTCTCTTCTGGTTTAAGACAGCAGCAACCAGTTGAACAATTGAATATTATTTCTGCAATAGGCCAAGACATTGACATAAAGGGTGATATTGCGAACTATATTACATTATTTTCAGTATATTTATTTGAACCTCAAGAAAAAATAGAAAGTCATGTAATAAATTCTACTGCTACAAGTTTTGGACAAACTAGGCAGACAAGGCAACTAATAGATGACAAGGAAAGTATATTAGGTTCAGAAAAAATAGTTATTGAGAGTGAAGAGAATGTAGTGTATGGTATTAGGAATATGATAGATATTTTATTTAGAAACCCATATTTAAATGACACTGCATATATTGTAGTATGCAAAGGTAAGGCATCAAACATACTTAATATGAAGATAAAAGGATATCCAAGCTCCGGAGATTTTATAGCTGGATTAATTAAGAACTCCAAATACTATAATTTTTTTTCAGATAATTATAAAATAATAGATTTGTTTTTTACTGTTGACAGTGAGGGACGCAACATTGCATTGCCTTACATTGAAATGACAGATAAAGGAATTAAAATCACTGGAATGGCTTTATTTAAAAAAGATAAAATGGTTACAAAAATCAGTATAGATGAGTCTAAAACAATGAATATGATAAAAGAAAATAATGTTCGTGGCATCCTTACAATACAGAAAGGTGCAAAAGAGGCTATTGACTATTATGCTACTTCTAAGAGAAAAATATCTTGCGTAAAGAAAGGTGATAAATATAATTTCACTATAAATATTGATTTAAAAGGCGATATAATAGCGAATACACTTTATAAAAATTTACAAAGTAGTCCTGAAAAAAATGATGAATTTAGCAGAGATATGGCTAAAAAAGTTAAAAAAGAGTGTGATGATTTTATAACCAAAATGAAAAGTCAATATAAAGTTGATTGTTTGGATCTAGGTCAGGTTGCAGCAGCTAAATATGGTAGACAAACGGGCTTAGATTGGAATTCTATAATATGTAATTCAGAAATTGAAGTAAATGTAAAAGTTAATGTCCAAAAGACTGGGAGAGGTGATTATTAA
- a CDS encoding PH domain-containing protein gives MKKISPFSQKMWTIDGLIITSVFLIIAVALSIFLGFDSIWKYILIFSVYVIAIIIFINSLFMPKYKYEKFSYDMDEEKIILKYGVFTEINVIIPMSRVQYVDTEQGIILKKYKLINLTVHTAGGAYKIPYLESEIGNVLQLSITKTVQERSI, from the coding sequence ATGAAAAAAATTTCACCGTTTTCACAAAAAATGTGGACAATTGATGGATTAATTATTACAAGTGTATTTTTAATAATTGCAGTGGCTTTAAGTATATTTTTAGGGTTTGATTCAATATGGAAATATATATTAATATTTAGTGTGTATGTAATAGCAATTATAATATTTATAAATTCATTATTTATGCCAAAATATAAGTATGAAAAATTCAGTTATGATATGGATGAGGAAAAGATTATCTTGAAGTATGGAGTGTTTACTGAAATAAATGTAATTATCCCAATGAGTAGAGTTCAGTATGTAGATACGGAGCAAGGAATAATATTAAAAAAATATAAGCTGATAAACTTAACTGTACATACTGCTGGGGGAGCTTATAAAATTCCATATTTAGAAAGTGAGATAGGAAATGTACTTCAGTTAAGTATTACAAAAACTGTTCAGGAGAGAAGTATATGA